The following coding sequences lie in one Romeriopsis navalis LEGE 11480 genomic window:
- a CDS encoding PTPA-CTERM sorting domain-containing protein, which translates to MSFLPRYQQFYIGISLALLAGLNWSLPAQAALIRKTSGGLTVVADDLTNQEWLTLDQTNDQSPNQALAVYGSQGFAWATATQVNQLLAAAFDPPLAITGARSGNQNASYQSVPAGTFDTWSNLMGVSSFVDNTWRYSSGTYDDGSLTDGQQRLFYFREQIAAPDVEAFNDFPNTFSDLSQDGNRRNGFAGVFLVRDTPAAIPTPAMLPGLVGLGMSVWRRQRKFS; encoded by the coding sequence ATGAGCTTTTTACCTCGATATCAGCAATTTTATATCGGAATTTCGCTAGCATTATTGGCTGGCTTGAATTGGTCGCTGCCCGCCCAAGCGGCCTTGATTCGTAAAACGAGCGGTGGTTTAACCGTTGTGGCGGATGATCTGACGAATCAAGAGTGGCTAACGTTAGATCAAACGAATGATCAATCACCCAATCAGGCCTTAGCGGTCTATGGGAGCCAAGGATTTGCTTGGGCGACGGCGACTCAGGTCAATCAGCTACTTGCAGCGGCTTTTGACCCGCCGTTAGCGATCACGGGCGCACGTTCCGGGAACCAAAATGCGTCATATCAATCGGTACCAGCGGGTACATTTGACACTTGGTCGAATCTGATGGGCGTATCATCATTCGTTGATAATACTTGGCGCTATAGTTCCGGTACTTATGATGATGGTTCACTGACTGATGGTCAGCAACGGCTCTTTTACTTTAGAGAGCAAATTGCTGCGCCTGATGTGGAGGCCTTCAATGATTTTCCGAATACCTTTAGCGACTTGAGCCAGGATGGCAATCGTCGGAATGGATTTGCCGGTGTTTTCTTAGTCAGAGATACGCCGGCCGCAATTCCGACGCCAGCAATGTTGCCAGGATTAGTTGGTTTAGGTATGAGTGTCTGGCGGCGTCAGCGGAAATTTAGTTGA
- a CDS encoding 3'-5' exonuclease: MLSTELLTFYRQMAQRDLTIVDLETTGFKPPVARAIEISIIKANLEDGIQQQVTHLINPGVRVPEHITRITGISQAMVASADQSTEIWPACLPLLETGIFTAHNAAFDYPFVKAELKLQGQTFHKPSHEQFCTVIFSRLMLPDLPSRSLPNLVEHFGFEVGRSHRAGADTMACWLLAKMLLTEVCETNDAELLQRFGKQWLPMQEVTKIFGCKQAIAQRKLHLAGLEPRISGRSKTLMYQRAEVERVFWETQGRQTSLLE, from the coding sequence ATGCTATCCACTGAACTATTAACGTTTTATCGTCAGATGGCTCAACGCGATTTGACGATCGTTGACCTAGAAACCACGGGATTTAAACCACCTGTGGCACGGGCGATCGAAATCTCAATCATCAAAGCAAATCTGGAAGATGGCATCCAGCAGCAAGTCACACACCTGATTAATCCCGGTGTACGTGTACCGGAACACATTACGCGGATTACAGGCATCTCCCAAGCTATGGTCGCATCCGCCGATCAATCCACTGAAATTTGGCCAGCATGCTTACCATTATTAGAAACTGGCATTTTTACAGCTCATAATGCGGCGTTTGACTATCCGTTCGTCAAGGCTGAGTTGAAACTTCAGGGGCAAACATTTCATAAACCCAGTCATGAACAATTTTGCACGGTGATTTTCTCGCGGCTGATGTTGCCAGATTTGCCATCACGTAGTTTACCGAATTTAGTTGAACATTTTGGGTTTGAAGTGGGGCGATCGCACCGCGCAGGCGCGGACACCATGGCCTGCTGGTTACTTGCAAAAATGCTGCTAACGGAAGTCTGCGAAACCAATGACGCCGAACTTTTGCAGCGCTTTGGGAAGCAGTGGTTGCCGATGCAAGAAGTCACCAAAATATTTGGCTGCAAACAAGCGATCGCCCAACGCAAACTACACCTGGCCGGACTCGAACCCCGGATATCCGGCCGCAGTAAAACATTGATGTATCAGCGCGCTGAGGTTGAACGCGTTTTTTGGGAAACCCAAGGCAGACAAACCTCACTACTGGAGTAG
- a CDS encoding DEAD/DEAH box helicase gives MTVETKTDNTATEQEEIKFADLGLSEARLQHLESQGFINPTPIQAQAIPQLLSGRDVVGLAQTGTGKTAAFSLPMLEKIDSSQNHVQAMILTPTRELAVQVCSAMKNFNTDRRLRILPIYGGQSIDLQISRLRRGVHIAVGTPGRVIDLLNRGELKIDQIDWFVLDEADEMLNMGFIQDVEKILSRAPEERQTAFFSATMDPSIRKLISRFLNDPVNVAIKQQKASPSRIRQLAYMVPRGWNKMRCLQPILELEEPDSAIIFVRTRRSAAELTSELQGAGYSVDEYHGDLSQGQRERLLQRFKNHQVKWIVATDIAARGIHVDDLSHVINFELPDSPDSYVHRVGRTGRAGKEGTAISIVHPLDRRKLRDVENHINQKLEVLKMPTRAELEAQQISKLKTQLTAALAGERMASFLPIVAQLEEEGYESHAVAAAALQVFYDKTRPSWTNEYVEPTEDELNDRGGYRRDGYRGRRDGYRGRGGGGGGYRGGGGGYRGGGSDRPRRSGPTPRPVKRK, from the coding sequence ATGACCGTTGAAACCAAAACCGACAACACTGCAACCGAACAGGAAGAAATCAAATTTGCTGACTTAGGGTTGTCTGAAGCGCGGTTACAGCACCTGGAATCCCAGGGCTTCATTAATCCCACACCAATTCAGGCACAGGCAATTCCCCAGTTACTCTCCGGTCGCGATGTCGTCGGCTTGGCTCAAACTGGTACGGGTAAAACCGCAGCGTTCTCGCTGCCGATGCTCGAAAAAATTGACTCCAGTCAAAATCACGTGCAAGCGATGATTCTGACGCCGACCCGTGAATTGGCCGTGCAAGTCTGCTCTGCCATGAAGAACTTCAATACCGATCGTCGCCTGCGGATCTTGCCGATTTACGGCGGTCAGTCGATCGATTTGCAAATCAGCCGTCTGCGCCGGGGCGTTCACATCGCTGTCGGTACACCAGGTCGAGTGATTGACTTACTCAACCGCGGCGAGTTGAAAATTGATCAGATTGACTGGTTCGTCCTCGACGAAGCGGACGAAATGCTCAATATGGGCTTTATCCAAGACGTTGAAAAAATCCTCAGCCGCGCACCGGAAGAGCGCCAAACAGCCTTCTTCTCCGCGACCATGGACCCTTCGATTCGCAAGTTGATCTCGCGTTTCTTGAACGATCCCGTTAACGTCGCGATCAAGCAGCAAAAGGCATCCCCGTCACGGATTCGCCAATTGGCTTATATGGTGCCGCGTGGTTGGAACAAGATGCGTTGCTTGCAGCCGATCTTGGAACTCGAAGAACCGGATTCGGCTATTATCTTTGTCCGAACACGTCGCAGTGCCGCTGAACTGACCAGCGAACTCCAAGGCGCGGGCTATAGCGTTGATGAGTACCACGGCGACTTGAGCCAAGGTCAGCGAGAACGCTTGCTCCAACGGTTTAAGAATCACCAAGTGAAATGGATTGTGGCCACGGATATTGCCGCTCGGGGTATCCACGTGGATGACCTCAGCCATGTGATCAACTTCGAGCTACCGGATAGCCCCGACAGCTACGTTCACCGCGTCGGTCGAACCGGCCGTGCTGGTAAAGAAGGTACCGCGATCTCGATCGTCCATCCCCTCGATCGCCGCAAGCTACGCGATGTGGAAAACCACATCAATCAAAAACTTGAAGTACTCAAGATGCCAACACGGGCTGAACTTGAGGCACAGCAAATCAGCAAGCTGAAGACCCAACTCACTGCGGCCTTAGCCGGTGAGCGCATGGCTTCATTCTTGCCGATCGTGGCGCAGCTCGAAGAAGAAGGCTATGAGTCCCATGCCGTTGCCGCCGCCGCGCTGCAAGTCTTCTACGACAAAACTCGTCCGAGCTGGACAAACGAATACGTCGAGCCAACGGAAGATGAACTGAACGATCGTGGCGGTTATCGTCGTGATGGTTATCGTGGACGCCGCGATGGTTATCGCGGTCGTGGCGGTGGCGGTGGCGGCTACCGTGGCGGTGGCGGCGGTTATCGCGGTGGCGGCTCTGATCGCCCGCGTCGCTCTGGCCCAACACCCCGTCCGGTAAAGCGCAAGTAA
- the rimO gene encoding 30S ribosomal protein S12 methylthiotransferase RimO — MGNRPTIAVSHLGCEKNRIDTEHMLGLLVQAGYEVDGNEELADYVIVNTCSFIQDAREESVRTLVELAEADKKIVITGCMAQHFQDELLEELPEAVALVGTGDYHKIVDVVERAESGERVKEVSAEPTYIADETIPRYRTTSEGVAYVRVAEGCDYRCAFCIIPHLRGNQRSRTIESIVAEVTQLASEGVQEVILISQITTNYGVDIYGQPKLDELIRALGQVDIPWVRMHYAYPTGLTPKVIQAIQETSNFIPYLDLPLQHSHPEVLRSMNRPWQGQVNDNIMEKLKAALPNAVMRTTFIVGFPGETNDHFQHLIEFVRRHEFDHVGVFTFSPEEGTPAFDLPNQLRQEVMEARRDALMQVQQPISLKKNRAQIGRVVDVLIEQENPATGQLIGRSTRFAPDVDGLVYVEGAASLGALVPVLIEDADVYDLYGKVATAADLMAHQPLAVATT; from the coding sequence ATGGGGAATCGCCCGACGATCGCCGTATCCCACTTGGGATGTGAAAAAAATCGAATTGATACTGAACATATGTTGGGCTTGCTGGTGCAAGCGGGTTACGAAGTTGATGGCAATGAAGAGTTAGCAGACTACGTTATTGTCAACACTTGTAGCTTTATTCAGGATGCACGGGAAGAATCAGTCCGCACGTTAGTGGAGTTAGCGGAAGCGGATAAGAAAATTGTAATTACCGGCTGCATGGCCCAGCACTTCCAGGATGAGCTTTTGGAAGAGTTGCCGGAAGCTGTCGCGTTAGTTGGCACTGGTGACTATCACAAGATTGTTGATGTCGTCGAGCGGGCAGAATCAGGGGAACGGGTCAAAGAAGTTTCCGCTGAACCAACCTACATTGCTGATGAAACGATCCCGCGCTATCGCACCACCAGTGAGGGTGTGGCCTATGTGCGGGTGGCTGAAGGCTGTGACTATCGTTGCGCCTTCTGCATCATCCCCCACCTGCGTGGCAACCAGCGATCCCGGACGATCGAATCGATCGTGGCGGAAGTCACACAGCTGGCCAGCGAAGGTGTGCAAGAAGTCATCTTGATTTCTCAAATCACCACAAATTATGGTGTTGACATTTACGGTCAACCCAAGTTAGATGAGTTGATTCGCGCACTGGGCCAAGTGGATATTCCCTGGGTGCGAATGCATTACGCTTATCCCACGGGTCTTACCCCCAAAGTTATTCAGGCCATCCAAGAAACCTCGAACTTCATTCCGTACTTGGATTTGCCGCTACAGCACTCCCATCCAGAGGTTTTGCGATCGATGAATCGCCCCTGGCAGGGACAGGTCAACGACAACATCATGGAGAAGCTCAAAGCGGCGCTTCCGAATGCTGTAATGCGGACGACCTTTATCGTTGGTTTCCCAGGCGAAACGAACGATCACTTTCAACATTTGATCGAGTTTGTGCGTCGGCATGAATTTGATCATGTGGGTGTGTTCACCTTCTCCCCGGAGGAGGGTACCCCCGCCTTCGACTTGCCTAACCAACTTCGCCAGGAAGTGATGGAGGCCCGCCGAGATGCTCTGATGCAAGTGCAACAGCCGATTTCTCTGAAGAAAAATCGGGCGCAGATTGGCCGAGTCGTTGATGTGTTAATCGAACAGGAAAACCCGGCAACGGGTCAATTGATTGGGCGATCGACACGTTTTGCGCCGGATGTTGACGGCCTAGTGTATGTCGAAGGAGCCGCCTCCCTTGGCGCACTGGTGCCGGTGCTGATTGAAGATGCTGATGTTTACGACCTTTACGGGAAAGTAGCGACGGCAGCTGATCTCATGGCGCATCAACCGCTGGCTGTCGCTACAACTTAA
- a CDS encoding GTPase family protein: MIRLATWQWAVLGTPIVTVGLFLLVAAGVQIHTWHLSWIWALFGVSFVGWRLLLVKWTQPAMAELDDLVAEIAADLPAAPQASAQPGDTQAAQAEAMLQEILRESRLDPPVWADWNAFWRRCLSLISAIAQIYKPEAKQPLLNIYVPQAYTLLRGTIDDMDEWLERMSPVLNQVTIEQALQAYEIYQKLQPTARKMLQAWGWARWLLNPIAAAANVATKGARTKATQELLGNFNQLARETVLRNLAQQAILLYSGQTDRFTPDSSESSPALTVLPQRRSAPAAQLPSSQLPQTPSRSTVAPSPSPMPQTVQMQSIQDLLLQASPPEKLAQAPVNLLLIGRTGAGKSSLINTLFVEPVAQVDVLPSTDRLQDYQWQAKTGESLVLWDTPGYEQVGQPEFRDLVLQQAAQADVLLLVTPALDPALQMDVDCLQALKAVAPNLPTIAVVTQVDRLRPLREWQPPYDWRIGDRPKERSIRDAIDYRLQTLAQIELILPVVNGSEQILAWGFDELSAAILQLLDPAKQQRLARFFQSLEARTVAAANLIDRYTFQMTTQQGLATFLKSPVLQLIATLSTGNPSLAVVLAEQIPIEQLPLVIGKAQLAYDLYNLIQPPSRFELPVIWPLLIDQRDRPDRNAKAFGYVLIEYWAKSLTAAQLADNFKQSLDR, from the coding sequence ATGATTAGGCTGGCAACTTGGCAATGGGCCGTTTTGGGTACCCCGATCGTCACCGTTGGGTTATTTTTGCTGGTGGCCGCTGGGGTACAAATTCATACTTGGCATCTGAGTTGGATCTGGGCATTGTTCGGCGTGAGCTTTGTGGGTTGGCGTTTGCTGCTAGTCAAATGGACCCAGCCAGCCATGGCGGAGCTGGATGATTTGGTGGCGGAGATTGCCGCCGATCTGCCGGCTGCGCCGCAGGCGTCGGCGCAGCCAGGGGATACACAAGCGGCCCAAGCGGAAGCGATGCTCCAGGAAATCCTGCGGGAGTCACGGCTTGATCCCCCGGTTTGGGCCGATTGGAATGCCTTTTGGCGGCGATGTTTGAGCTTGATTAGCGCGATCGCCCAGATCTACAAGCCGGAAGCGAAGCAGCCGTTGCTGAATATTTATGTTCCCCAGGCTTATACGTTATTGCGGGGGACGATCGATGACATGGATGAATGGCTAGAGCGGATGTCGCCGGTGCTCAACCAAGTGACGATCGAGCAAGCCCTGCAAGCCTATGAAATTTACCAAAAGCTCCAACCGACTGCCCGCAAAATGCTCCAGGCTTGGGGCTGGGCCCGGTGGTTGCTCAATCCGATTGCGGCGGCGGCAAATGTGGCAACTAAGGGCGCTCGCACCAAGGCGACGCAGGAATTGCTAGGGAATTTTAACCAGCTAGCGCGGGAAACTGTTTTGCGTAATTTAGCGCAGCAGGCCATTTTGCTCTATAGCGGTCAGACCGATCGGTTCACCCCGGATTCTTCAGAGTCCTCCCCAGCCTTAACGGTTTTGCCCCAGCGGCGGTCAGCTCCAGCGGCTCAATTGCCTTCGAGCCAGTTGCCGCAAACGCCATCGCGGTCTACGGTTGCGCCATCGCCGTCACCGATGCCGCAAACGGTTCAGATGCAGTCGATTCAAGATCTACTGCTACAAGCAAGCCCGCCGGAAAAGCTGGCGCAGGCACCGGTGAATCTGCTGCTGATTGGGCGGACGGGGGCGGGCAAAAGTAGTTTGATCAATACCCTGTTTGTCGAACCGGTGGCCCAGGTTGATGTGTTACCGAGCACCGATCGGTTGCAAGATTATCAGTGGCAGGCGAAGACCGGTGAGTCTTTAGTGCTTTGGGATACGCCGGGTTATGAGCAAGTGGGTCAGCCCGAATTTCGGGATCTGGTGTTGCAACAAGCGGCGCAAGCCGATGTCCTACTGCTGGTTACGCCAGCTTTGGATCCCGCGCTACAAATGGATGTGGATTGTTTACAAGCGCTCAAAGCAGTAGCCCCAAATTTGCCGACGATTGCGGTTGTGACCCAAGTTGATCGATTGCGTCCGCTGCGGGAATGGCAGCCTCCCTATGACTGGCGCATCGGCGATCGGCCGAAGGAGCGTAGCATCCGTGATGCGATCGATTATCGCTTGCAGACGTTGGCCCAGATTGAGTTGATTTTGCCTGTGGTAAATGGTTCGGAGCAAATTTTGGCTTGGGGGTTTGATGAATTATCCGCTGCGATTCTGCAATTGCTTGATCCCGCTAAACAACAGCGGCTGGCCCGGTTTTTCCAAAGTCTGGAAGCCCGAACCGTGGCAGCAGCGAATTTAATCGATCGCTATACCTTCCAGATGACGACGCAACAGGGCCTCGCAACCTTTCTGAAAAGCCCTGTGCTGCAATTGATCGCCACCCTTTCGACGGGCAATCCTTCCCTGGCCGTAGTGCTGGCGGAACAAATCCCGATTGAACAATTGCCACTCGTGATTGGCAAGGCGCAGTTGGCCTACGATCTCTATAACCTGATCCAACCCCCTAGCCGGTTTGAATTACCCGTGATCTGGCCGCTGTTAATTGATCAGCGCGATCGCCCAGATCGCAATGCGAAAGCCTTTGGCTACGTCCTAATTGAGTATTGGGCAAAATCGCTGACGGCGGCGCAACTCGCCGATAACTTCAAACAATCACTTGATCGCTAA
- the ebsA gene encoding type IV pilus biogenesis protein EbsA, with the protein MSLDQLKPAAAPQCGVYVPYYPQAQKKQILPFAISLFQQGSLEGIRTIEGGESIPFIATWNISTLPADLCRCRIQFDGNAELGYEVMLANFEFVDFLIEMIMNFKRTRAADFSQNFYRKLLRLDD; encoded by the coding sequence ATGTCTCTCGATCAACTTAAGCCGGCTGCCGCTCCACAATGTGGTGTCTACGTGCCCTACTACCCTCAGGCCCAGAAAAAGCAAATTCTCCCCTTCGCAATTAGTTTGTTTCAGCAGGGGTCGCTTGAAGGTATTCGGACGATCGAGGGAGGCGAGAGTATTCCATTTATCGCCACCTGGAATATTTCGACGTTACCAGCAGATTTATGCCGTTGTCGGATCCAGTTTGATGGAAATGCCGAATTAGGCTACGAAGTGATGCTGGCGAACTTTGAGTTTGTGGATTTCTTGATTGAGATGATCATGAACTTCAAACGTACACGTGCGGCGGATTTTTCCCAGAATTTCTATCGTAAGCTGTTGCGTTTGGACGATTAG
- a CDS encoding phosphotransacetylase family protein, protein MGLAKYLVIGSFEAYSGKSAITLGIAHQLKQKGLDIAYGKPLGGDSLDPKRDARDADVEFIAQTLELDQSRIQPALLKLDNATLDRYLANPDTTDYQAQLKQNVQSQAGDRVILEGPGGMNQGRLFGLSLPQIAEAVDGAVLLVAKHRSTLLDRLLAAKQQLGDRLVGVVINDVPQDRFAAINTELREFLEQRGIAVLGVLPHSSLLQSVSVDEIVRLLNAEVLCQSARTDAMVESLVIGAMNVNSALKYFRQRHNMAVVTGGDRTDLQLAALETSTQCLILTGHLAPSKEILARAEEMEIALLSVDLDTLTTVEIVDRAFGRVRLNEPIKVECICQMAAEHLDSDRLLELWQA, encoded by the coding sequence ATGGGCTTGGCGAAGTATTTGGTGATTGGTTCATTTGAGGCATACAGCGGTAAGTCGGCCATCACTTTAGGTATTGCCCATCAGCTGAAGCAGAAAGGTTTAGATATTGCTTACGGTAAGCCGTTGGGTGGTGATTCGCTTGATCCAAAGCGGGATGCGCGGGATGCCGATGTAGAATTTATCGCGCAAACCTTGGAGCTCGACCAATCGCGGATTCAACCCGCATTGCTCAAGTTAGATAATGCGACTTTGGATCGATATTTAGCGAATCCTGATACGACTGATTACCAGGCTCAACTCAAACAAAATGTTCAAAGTCAGGCGGGCGATCGGGTGATTTTGGAAGGCCCGGGGGGAATGAACCAGGGCCGTTTATTTGGCTTGTCCTTGCCCCAGATCGCGGAAGCCGTTGATGGCGCGGTTTTGCTGGTGGCCAAGCACCGCTCGACGTTGCTTGATCGTTTGTTGGCGGCCAAGCAACAGCTTGGGGATCGCTTGGTTGGGGTGGTGATTAATGATGTACCCCAGGATCGATTTGCCGCGATCAATACAGAACTGCGCGAATTTCTGGAGCAGCGCGGGATTGCGGTCCTGGGGGTGTTACCCCATAGCTCTCTACTGCAGAGTGTCAGCGTCGATGAAATTGTCCGATTGCTGAATGCGGAAGTGTTGTGTCAGAGTGCCCGGACTGATGCGATGGTTGAAAGTTTGGTAATTGGCGCAATGAACGTTAATTCGGCGCTGAAGTATTTCCGACAGCGGCACAATATGGCCGTGGTCACGGGTGGCGATCGCACGGATTTACAGCTAGCCGCCCTTGAAACCTCGACGCAATGCTTGATTTTGACGGGGCATTTGGCCCCCAGCAAAGAGATTTTGGCGCGGGCGGAAGAGATGGAAATTGCTCTGCTGTCCGTTGATCTCGATACCTTGACCACGGTGGAAATTGTCGATCGAGCCTTTGGCCGGGTGCGGCTAAATGAGCCGATTAAGGTTGAATGTATCTGCCAGATGGCGGCGGAGCATTTGGACAGCGATCGGCTGCTGGAACTCTGGCAGGCATAG
- a CDS encoding EAL domain-containing protein: protein MSKVHLTQMSTIAPTSINPQAAQAVDACRHSDVTHATLEAISHAVITTNLEGQIQYCNPPAIDLLTSNVFCQTESNLVGQKLDHVLPLVDEQTRQPLNSLIQQLQQVEPNAFEIVNQAAFVTDRGQEIALDLTVAPIYETTAVITGTVFMLRDVTQARQANHALLWQAHHDALTGLVNRGEFEAQLTQAIAEAKQSDHTHTLCYIDLDQFKIVNDTCGHNAGDELLRRLAQIFQREIRQSDTLSRVGGDEFSILFHQCSLDQARQIVERIHQQVEQFRFLWEEQSFNISASFGLVQIDTQSEGLTTVLSAADAACYAAKEAGRNRIHLYYSDDDELTRQRSERMWISQIHQAIEEQRFQLYAQDIVPISRNSDVIESIEHDHLPFERHVEILLRMIDRDGKIVPPGCFIPAAERYGLMTDLDRVVIDTFFKSYAQACLSNSGRPLDSCLYAINLSARSLNDAQFIDFVKEQFQKYRLPPHVICFEITETAAISNVDQASQFIQELKQMGCHFALDDFGSGMNCFAYLKQLKIDYLKIDGSFIKNITTEKIDQELVSCMNRIAHVLGVKTVAEWVENDEILHTLRGLDIDYAQGYGLHRPEPLEFTLKY from the coding sequence ATGTCTAAGGTTCATCTCACCCAAATGAGTACGATCGCACCAACCTCGATCAACCCGCAGGCAGCACAGGCAGTCGATGCTTGTCGCCATTCCGATGTGACCCATGCAACATTGGAAGCAATTTCCCATGCGGTGATTACAACCAACCTTGAAGGTCAAATTCAATACTGCAATCCTCCCGCCATTGACCTATTGACGAGTAATGTTTTTTGTCAGACTGAATCAAATTTAGTCGGGCAGAAGCTTGATCATGTTTTACCTCTCGTCGATGAGCAAACCCGGCAGCCACTCAATTCACTGATTCAGCAACTCCAGCAAGTCGAACCAAACGCCTTTGAAATTGTGAATCAGGCGGCATTTGTCACGGATCGAGGCCAAGAGATCGCATTGGATCTAACCGTTGCACCGATCTACGAAACCACTGCGGTGATCACTGGCACTGTATTTATGCTGCGGGATGTTACCCAAGCGCGCCAGGCCAACCATGCATTACTCTGGCAGGCCCACCATGATGCGCTAACGGGTTTAGTCAATCGCGGTGAATTCGAGGCCCAACTAACTCAGGCGATCGCCGAGGCCAAACAATCGGATCACACGCATACCCTTTGCTATATCGATCTTGACCAATTCAAAATTGTCAATGATACCTGTGGCCACAATGCTGGCGATGAACTGCTACGGCGATTAGCCCAAATTTTCCAGCGAGAAATTCGGCAAAGCGACACATTATCACGGGTTGGCGGCGATGAATTCAGCATTTTGTTCCATCAATGTTCACTCGACCAAGCCCGCCAAATTGTTGAACGGATTCATCAGCAAGTTGAGCAATTCCGCTTTCTGTGGGAAGAGCAAAGCTTCAACATCAGTGCCAGCTTTGGCTTAGTCCAAATTGATACCCAAAGCGAAGGGTTAACCACTGTGCTCAGTGCCGCCGATGCGGCTTGCTATGCAGCCAAAGAAGCCGGTCGGAATCGGATTCACCTCTATTACAGTGATGATGATGAATTAACCCGTCAGCGTAGCGAACGAATGTGGATTTCCCAAATCCATCAGGCGATCGAAGAACAACGGTTTCAACTTTACGCCCAAGATATTGTGCCAATCAGCCGCAATTCCGACGTGATCGAATCAATTGAGCACGACCATTTGCCCTTTGAGCGCCATGTCGAAATCCTGCTACGAATGATCGATCGTGACGGCAAAATTGTCCCACCGGGTTGCTTTATCCCAGCGGCTGAGCGTTATGGACTCATGACGGATCTCGATCGCGTGGTGATCGACACTTTTTTCAAATCCTATGCCCAAGCCTGCTTGAGCAACAGTGGTCGTCCACTCGATAGCTGTCTCTATGCGATTAATCTCTCCGCCCGTAGCTTAAATGACGCGCAATTTATTGATTTCGTCAAAGAGCAGTTTCAGAAATATCGTCTGCCTCCACATGTCATTTGCTTTGAAATCACGGAGACCGCGGCCATTTCCAATGTTGATCAAGCCAGCCAGTTCATCCAGGAATTGAAACAAATGGGCTGTCACTTTGCCCTCGATGATTTCGGCAGTGGGATGAATTGCTTTGCCTATTTAAAGCAACTCAAAATTGACTACCTCAAAATCGATGGCAGTTTCATTAAAAACATCACCACTGAAAAAATCGACCAAGAGCTCGTCTCCTGCATGAACCGCATTGCCCATGTACTCGGAGTCAAAACGGTGGCTGAGTGGGTGGAAAACGACGAAATTCTCCACACGCTACGCGGCCTGGATATTGACTATGCCCAAGGCTATGGACTCCATCGGCCAGAGCCCCTGGAATTCACATTAAAGTATTAG
- the rbsK gene encoding ribokinase, with protein sequence MSAIVFGSLNMDLASRVPRIPTPGETILGSEFVTTAGGKGANQAVALAKLGVATQMIGRVGGDDFGRTLIAGLQSVPIQTDNIFIDPSTHSGVALITVAETGENQIIGIFGANGCVDATDIARLQPALADAQYLLLQLEIPIAAVQLAAQAGKAAGVTVILDPAPVQTPDLTALYPHIDFLLPNEVEASQLVGFDVHDLETAKTAATQLQRQGAPTVIIKLGAKGAFYQTPSASGFVPAFTVAAVDTVACGDAFAGGLTAGLLAGLPLANAIQWGNAAGALAATQAGAQVAMPDKASLEQFLHQHCN encoded by the coding sequence ATGAGCGCGATCGTCTTCGGCAGTCTGAATATGGATTTAGCGAGCCGCGTCCCCCGTATCCCCACTCCCGGCGAAACCATCCTGGGATCAGAATTTGTCACCACAGCTGGGGGCAAAGGCGCAAACCAAGCCGTGGCACTCGCCAAACTCGGGGTAGCAACCCAAATGATTGGGCGCGTCGGGGGGGATGATTTTGGTCGCACATTAATCGCCGGTCTACAATCCGTCCCCATCCAAACCGATAATATCTTCATCGATCCCAGCACCCACTCAGGCGTCGCGCTCATTACGGTCGCAGAGACGGGTGAAAACCAAATTATCGGCATTTTTGGGGCAAATGGCTGCGTCGATGCCACCGATATTGCTCGGCTTCAACCCGCCCTTGCCGATGCCCAATACCTATTACTGCAACTTGAGATTCCGATCGCCGCCGTCCAACTCGCTGCCCAAGCGGGCAAAGCCGCAGGCGTGACTGTCATACTTGATCCCGCACCGGTCCAAACACCCGATTTGACCGCCCTCTATCCCCATATCGATTTCTTACTACCCAATGAAGTCGAAGCCAGTCAACTCGTAGGCTTTGACGTCCATGATCTAGAAACGGCCAAAACCGCTGCCACTCAACTCCAGCGTCAAGGTGCCCCCACAGTCATTATCAAACTTGGCGCCAAGGGCGCATTTTACCAAACTCCCTCAGCCTCAGGCTTTGTCCCGGCCTTCACCGTGGCCGCAGTCGATACAGTTGCTTGTGGCGATGCGTTTGCCGGGGGCCTTACCGCCGGATTACTGGCCGGATTACCATTAGCCAACGCGATTCAGTGGGGCAATGCGGCGGGGGCACTTGCTGCCACCCAAGCCGGAGCCCAAGTTGCCATGCCCGATAAAGCCAGCTTGGAGCAGTTCCTGCACCAGCATTGCAACTAA